The Mesorhizobium koreense genome includes a window with the following:
- a CDS encoding DUF2189 domain-containing protein has translation MSNFHVIAGAGERSVELAVRRIGYADLTDALRRGLDDFMTKPSHYVFLCLIYPLVGVVLAAWTSGHNALPMLFPLMSGFALIGPLAGVGLYEISRRRELGMDMSWKHALEVRHAPSIPSIVAMGIYLLCLFVAWLLVAKAIYVWQFGDQVPASIGSFFRDLFTTHQGWMVIVWGNIAGFVFAVIVLATTVIAFPLLLDRDAGAYEAVTTSFRAVTANPGPMAVWGLIVAAALVVGSIPVFAGLAVVVPILGHATWHLYRKVVEPSSVPIRRARSKMPRK, from the coding sequence ATGTCGAACTTTCATGTGATTGCCGGGGCAGGCGAAAGATCGGTCGAACTCGCTGTGCGCCGGATCGGTTACGCCGATCTCACCGACGCGCTCAGGCGCGGGCTCGACGATTTCATGACGAAGCCGTCGCACTATGTTTTCCTGTGCCTGATCTATCCGCTGGTCGGTGTCGTTCTCGCGGCCTGGACCTCCGGGCACAACGCGCTGCCGATGCTCTTTCCGCTGATGTCGGGCTTCGCGTTGATCGGACCATTGGCGGGCGTCGGTCTGTATGAAATCAGCCGCAGGCGGGAACTCGGCATGGACATGTCCTGGAAACATGCGCTCGAAGTGCGGCATGCTCCGTCGATCCCGTCCATCGTAGCGATGGGCATCTACCTGCTCTGCCTGTTCGTGGCATGGCTGCTCGTCGCCAAGGCGATCTACGTCTGGCAGTTCGGCGACCAGGTTCCCGCCTCGATCGGCAGCTTCTTCCGCGACCTCTTCACCACGCATCAGGGATGGATGGTGATCGTCTGGGGCAACATCGCCGGCTTCGTCTTCGCGGTGATCGTGCTTGCCACCACCGTCATCGCCTTCCCGCTCCTGCTCGACCGCGACGCCGGCGCCTATGAAGCGGTGACGACATCCTTCCGCGCGGTCACCGCCAACCCGGGACCGATGGCGGTTTGGGGCCTGATCGTCGCGGCGGCGCTGGTCGTCGGCTCGATCCCGGTTTTCGCAGGGCTTGCGGTTGTCGTACCGATCCTCGGCCATGCGACGTGGCATCTTTACCGCAAGGTCGTGGAGCCTAGCTCGGTGCCGATACGACGGGCGCGTTCGAAGATGCCAAGGAAATAG
- a CDS encoding ATP-binding response regulator — MALNDIADIERLRRINEALIGRVERSMDQQANAFSLFQTAINLESRIRERTDELRSTLRRLEQSNHELALAKEAAEQANLSKTRFLAAASHDVLQPLNAAHLSISALTDLQTTGDGRRLAAQVSRALETMEDVLRTLLDISKLDAGVVRPEISDVELQSLFRSLMSDFAPLAAKKGLELRFRTTDAVIRTDRMLYRRVLQNIISNALRYTVKGGVIVGVRRKAGRIVVAVADTGIGIPQEQYEAVYEEFQRGRNAGEAERSSGGLGLGLAIVRRLISALGHDISFTSRLGKGTVFQVAALPAAARAARLALPIRALETPRFYGLYGVRVLLVENDVAVLEAMAALLERWHCSIRVASSTGEALQCLGDTDWVPDLIIADQHLDDGDLGSITIGEARQYLNRAVPALIITADPSDALSIAARQSGIELMHKPVKPAELRALMAHLLA, encoded by the coding sequence ATGGCTCTGAACGATATTGCCGATATCGAGCGCCTCAGGCGGATCAACGAGGCGCTGATCGGCCGTGTCGAGCGCTCGATGGACCAGCAGGCCAACGCCTTTTCGCTGTTCCAGACGGCGATCAATCTCGAAAGCCGCATCCGCGAGCGCACCGACGAATTGCGCTCGACGCTGCGCCGCCTGGAGCAATCCAACCACGAACTCGCCCTGGCCAAGGAAGCCGCCGAACAGGCCAATCTGTCGAAGACGCGCTTTCTTGCCGCCGCGAGCCACGACGTGCTGCAACCGCTCAACGCCGCCCATCTGTCGATCTCGGCGCTGACCGATCTGCAGACCACGGGAGACGGACGCCGGCTTGCCGCCCAGGTCTCGCGCGCGCTGGAGACGATGGAGGACGTGCTTCGCACCCTTCTCGACATCTCCAAGCTCGATGCAGGCGTTGTGCGGCCGGAAATCTCCGATGTCGAGTTGCAGTCGCTCTTCCGCTCGCTGATGTCGGACTTCGCGCCGCTTGCCGCGAAGAAGGGATTGGAGTTGCGCTTCCGCACGACCGATGCGGTCATCCGCACCGACCGAATGCTCTACCGCCGCGTGCTGCAAAACATCATCTCCAACGCGCTCCGCTATACGGTCAAGGGCGGCGTCATCGTCGGCGTGCGGCGCAAGGCCGGCCGGATCGTGGTCGCCGTCGCCGATACCGGCATCGGCATCCCGCAGGAACAGTACGAGGCGGTCTATGAGGAATTTCAGCGCGGTCGCAATGCCGGCGAGGCGGAGCGGTCGAGCGGCGGGCTCGGCCTGGGGCTGGCCATCGTCAGGCGCCTGATCTCGGCGCTCGGACACGATATCTCGTTCACGTCCAGGCTTGGCAAGGGCACGGTCTTCCAGGTGGCCGCCTTGCCGGCGGCGGCGCGCGCCGCCCGCCTCGCCCTGCCGATACGTGCCCTCGAGACGCCCCGCTTCTACGGGCTCTACGGTGTTCGCGTCCTGCTCGTGGAAAACGACGTGGCCGTTCTGGAGGCGATGGCGGCGCTGCTCGAGCGCTGGCATTGTTCGATCCGCGTTGCCTCGTCTACCGGCGAGGCGCTTCAGTGCCTGGGCGACACGGACTGGGTGCCGGACCTCATCATCGCGGACCAGCATCTGGACGACGGCGACCTCGGCTCGATCACCATCGGGGAGGCCCGGCAATATCTGAACCGCGCCGTGCCCGCCCTGATCATCACCGCCGACCCGTCCGACGCACTGTCGATCGCGGCGCGCCAGTCAGGCATCGAATTGATGCACAAGCCGGTGAAGCCTGCCGAACTCCGTGCGCTGATGGCGCATCTGCTGGCGTGA
- a CDS encoding MFS transporter, whose amino-acid sequence MILRRTVFFLGMSQLVCWGTAYYLIGGFGRVIGDDLGWSRDLVYGGFSLALLVMGFASPLAGRLIDRHGGRKVMATGSVLIALGCAGVALSHGVVLYYASWIVLGLAMRLTLYDAAFATLARIGGPSARKPMAQVTLFGGLASTVFWPFGHMLTELFGWRAALFIYAGVALLTLPLHLAIPVSRYGDAAPAAMPAPSLPAERPPLAVSPRDRFAAGALYALITTAVNFLNSGMSAHMINILAGLGLAAGAAVWISTLRGIAQSAARLGEVMFGARLDAFHLNMLAAALLPFAFVAGMAGGVFVPAALAFAFVYGAGNGLTTITRGTLPLALFDRNTYGLVVGRLLMPSFIVSAASPLVYASIIERFGSQAALVLSAVVALLALAAAIMLHLRFLKR is encoded by the coding sequence TTGATCCTGCGCCGCACCGTCTTCTTCCTCGGCATGTCGCAACTCGTCTGCTGGGGTACGGCCTATTATTTGATCGGTGGTTTCGGCCGGGTCATCGGAGACGATCTGGGCTGGAGCCGCGATCTCGTCTATGGCGGCTTTTCGCTTGCGCTCCTCGTCATGGGTTTCGCTTCGCCGCTCGCCGGCCGTCTGATCGACCGGCATGGGGGTCGCAAGGTCATGGCGACAGGATCGGTGCTGATCGCGCTCGGCTGCGCCGGCGTCGCGCTCTCCCACGGCGTGGTCCTTTATTATGCGAGCTGGATCGTCCTCGGCCTCGCCATGCGCCTCACCCTTTATGACGCGGCCTTCGCCACGCTGGCGCGCATCGGCGGGCCTTCAGCCAGAAAGCCGATGGCGCAGGTGACACTGTTCGGCGGGCTCGCCTCGACCGTGTTCTGGCCCTTCGGCCATATGCTGACGGAGCTTTTCGGATGGCGGGCCGCGCTCTTCATCTATGCCGGGGTTGCGCTCCTGACGCTGCCGCTTCATCTGGCCATCCCCGTCAGCCGCTATGGCGATGCCGCGCCCGCCGCGATGCCGGCGCCGTCTCTTCCCGCCGAACGGCCGCCGCTTGCGGTCTCCCCGCGCGACCGCTTTGCCGCCGGAGCCCTCTACGCGCTTATTACGACGGCGGTGAACTTCCTCAATTCCGGCATGTCGGCGCATATGATCAACATCCTCGCCGGGCTCGGGCTGGCAGCCGGCGCCGCGGTCTGGATCTCGACCTTGCGCGGCATCGCGCAGTCGGCGGCGCGGCTTGGCGAAGTGATGTTCGGTGCGCGGCTCGACGCGTTCCATCTCAACATGCTGGCGGCCGCGCTTCTGCCTTTCGCCTTCGTCGCCGGCATGGCGGGTGGCGTCTTCGTGCCCGCCGCCCTTGCCTTTGCCTTCGTCTATGGCGCCGGCAACGGCCTCACCACCATCACGCGGGGCACGCTTCCTCTCGCGCTTTTCGACCGCAACACCTACGGCCTCGTCGTTGGCCGCCTCCTGATGCCGAGCTTCATCGTCTCGGCCGCCTCGCCCCTCGTCTATGCGAGTATCATCGAGCGTTTCGGCAGCCAGGCCGCGCTCGTCCTGTCGGCCGTCGTCGCGTTACTGGCGCTGGCCGCGGCAATCATGCTCCATCTGCGCTTCCTGAAAAGATAG